The Coffea arabica cultivar ET-39 chromosome 4e, Coffea Arabica ET-39 HiFi, whole genome shotgun sequence genome includes a window with the following:
- the LOC113742744 gene encoding uncharacterized protein, which yields MENLLGCWFHQLLSFYISINATILRNIFNPLIHFKWQPIFVPLLDSILSVYFRYCHLQPCTLDLDMQTTLHFWTPAHRKINKPNLVLVHGFGGNSKFQFLFQIGTLARSFNLYIPDLLFFGKSYTRSPDRTDAFQAKCLSEGLRRLGVDRYSIYGISYGGYVAYRTAAMSSEAVDKVVILSSGIGMTEDQKEEHLRNIGRNAVDILLPRKPADLRLLVTLSLCNCNFINWVPDYFLREFITVMCNTIRKEKSELVEHLLAKKADSSLPILDQGTLLIWGDKDMVFPLVCGRELHRHLGSKAKMEILENAGHAANLESSYLVNESIKAFLLNCSAKRGGCTLVERQRSSTNGLHLLNAHFTGA from the exons ATGGAGAACTTATTGGGTTGTTGGTTTCACCAGCTCCTCTCCTTCTACATATCCATCAACGCCACCATTCTTCGAAACATTTTTAACCCCCTCATCCACTTCAAATGGCAACCAATCTTCGTCCCCTTGCTCGATTCAATCTTATCCGTCTATTTTCGCTATTGCCATCTCCAACCCTGCACCCTGGACCTGGATATGCAAACCACCCTGCACTTTTGGACCCCTGCTCACCGGAAAATCAACAAGCCCAATCTGGTTTTAGTCCACGGCTTCGGGGGCAACTCAAAGTTTCAGTTCCTATTCCAAATCGGCACATTGGCCCGATCCTTCAACCTCTACATACCCGACCTCCTGTTCTTCGGGAAATCCTACACCCGCAGCCCCGACCGGACGGACGCTTTCCAGGCGAAGTGCTTAAGTGAAGGCTTGAGAAGATTGGGTGTGGACAGGTACTCCATTTACGGGATCAGTTACGGGGGCTATGTGGCTTATCGGACGGCTGCCATGTCTTCTGAAGCTGTGGATAAAGTCGTTATACTGAGCAGCGGAATCGGGATGACGGAAGATCAAAAGGAGGAGCATCTCAGGAATATAGGAAGGAATGCTGTGGACATACTCCTGCCTCGGAAACCGGCGGATCTACGGTTGTTAGTGACTCTGTCTTTATGCAACTGCAATTTTATCAACTGGGTCCCAGATTATTTCCTCCGGGAGTTCATCACC GTGATGTGCAACACCATCAGGAAAGAGAAAAGTGAGCTAGTGGAACACTTGTTAGCAAAGAAAGCAGATAGCAGTCTTCCAATTTTAGATCAG GGAACATTGCTTATCTGGGGTGACAAGGACATGGTTTTCCCTCTTGTTTGCGGACGTGAATTGCATAG ACATTTGGGGTCAAAGGCAAAGATGGAAATACTTGAGAACGCCGGGCATGCAGCAAACCTGGAATCCTCGTACTTGGTGAATGAATCCATCAAAGCATTTCTATTGAATTGCTCCGCAAAACGAGGAGGTTGTACGCTAGTAGAAAGACAGAGATCCTCGACGAATGGCTTGCATTTACTAAATGCACATTTCACGGGTGCATAG